In a single window of the Rhizobium tropici CIAT 899 genome:
- a CDS encoding xanthine dehydrogenase family protein molybdopterin-binding subunit, whose amino-acid sequence MTIGKPALRIEDRRFLTGEGKYVDDFSLPRQCHAALVLSPHAHADILSIDISAASEMPGVIAVLTGADVAADGLGSVPPFFMPEVWGGPKGFATLRPILVADRVRCVGERVAVVIAETVDEARAAAEHVCVEYAPLAAVVDAEAALAEGAPVIWPENQTGNLSVHLKFGDAEKTAASFERASLVVSRRLASGRVTPASLEPRGCLGDYDTGTDTFTLYTSSQDPHGFRRVLASVVLKIPESTLRVVSPDVGGGFGLKAHIHPEDAIVLWASRRVRRPVKWIATRSESMQTDTQGRGQIVYADLALDADGKILGIRARAFHNLGAYFWGTATPPLFFSMQLIPGTYDVPTVDLQTQAVFTNICPMSVYRGAGRPEAAYAIERLMDEAAYELGIDPREFRRRNYVKPDQMPYSNPAGLTYDSGEFERLADECAELADWIGYEARKTESARRGRLRGRSITSYIEIAGVMNERMEVRFDPSGTLTIIAGTHSHGQGHATVFTQMVADWLSMDQKDIRFVQGDTDKVLIGRGTFAARSSMLGGTALKRAVDDVIVKASKMAALLLKAEEANVYFEDGLFKVRNSNESMPIQNVAKFFYLPAGPVMRFSLGLYGEGTSAGKPGAQPNFPNGSQVVELEVDPDTGVVTIDRFFSVDDVGKALNPMICEGQIHGGCAQGLGQALCEEVVYDDEGQLISGSFMDYCLPRAEHMPTIRSKLIEIPSQSNPLGVKGIGESGTIGTPAAIVNAVLDAVRPAGVLDIDMPVTPGKLWDALHAAHTQTQ is encoded by the coding sequence ATGACGATAGGAAAACCCGCCTTACGGATCGAAGATCGCCGCTTTCTGACTGGCGAGGGAAAGTACGTCGATGACTTTTCCCTGCCGCGGCAGTGTCATGCGGCGTTGGTACTGTCTCCCCACGCACATGCGGACATTCTGTCGATCGACATTTCGGCGGCGTCGGAGATGCCGGGAGTGATCGCCGTCCTGACCGGAGCGGATGTGGCTGCCGACGGTCTTGGCTCGGTGCCACCCTTCTTCATGCCTGAAGTCTGGGGCGGCCCCAAAGGCTTCGCAACACTTCGTCCCATACTCGTAGCCGACCGCGTCCGCTGTGTCGGCGAGCGCGTTGCGGTGGTCATTGCCGAGACGGTCGATGAGGCCAGAGCCGCGGCGGAACACGTGTGTGTGGAATACGCTCCCCTCGCTGCGGTTGTCGATGCTGAAGCCGCATTGGCGGAGGGAGCCCCTGTCATCTGGCCGGAGAACCAGACAGGAAACCTCTCCGTGCATCTGAAATTCGGTGATGCAGAAAAGACTGCGGCGTCGTTCGAGCGGGCAAGTCTCGTTGTATCCCGGCGGCTGGCGAGCGGCCGGGTGACACCGGCGTCGCTGGAGCCGAGGGGATGTTTGGGAGACTACGACACCGGAACCGATACATTCACTCTCTATACAAGTTCGCAGGACCCTCACGGATTTCGACGTGTACTGGCCTCCGTCGTGTTGAAAATTCCCGAGTCGACGCTGAGGGTTGTCTCGCCAGACGTTGGCGGCGGCTTCGGCCTCAAGGCGCACATCCATCCGGAAGACGCCATTGTTCTATGGGCCTCACGCAGGGTGCGGCGTCCGGTGAAATGGATCGCAACACGCTCGGAGTCGATGCAGACCGACACTCAGGGGCGGGGACAGATAGTCTACGCGGATTTGGCTCTCGACGCAGACGGCAAGATTCTAGGCATCCGAGCCCGGGCGTTCCACAATCTGGGGGCCTATTTCTGGGGAACTGCGACGCCGCCGCTCTTCTTTTCGATGCAACTCATACCGGGCACGTATGACGTGCCGACGGTCGATTTGCAGACGCAGGCAGTCTTCACCAACATTTGTCCGATGTCGGTCTATCGCGGCGCTGGAAGACCAGAGGCGGCCTATGCGATCGAACGCCTGATGGACGAGGCCGCCTACGAGCTCGGGATCGATCCTCGTGAGTTCCGCCGGCGCAACTATGTCAAACCCGACCAGATGCCTTATTCCAACCCCGCAGGGTTGACCTATGACAGCGGCGAATTCGAACGGCTCGCCGATGAATGCGCCGAACTCGCGGACTGGATCGGCTACGAGGCGCGCAAGACGGAAAGCGCAAGACGCGGTCGGCTCAGGGGGCGCTCCATCACGTCCTACATCGAGATCGCTGGCGTGATGAACGAGCGGATGGAAGTGCGTTTCGATCCTTCTGGTACCCTCACCATCATAGCGGGCACGCATTCCCATGGCCAAGGGCACGCGACCGTCTTCACGCAGATGGTGGCCGATTGGCTCTCCATGGACCAGAAGGACATCCGCTTCGTCCAGGGTGACACCGATAAGGTCCTGATTGGTCGCGGAACATTCGCGGCTCGCAGTTCCATGCTCGGGGGCACCGCCCTCAAGCGGGCCGTCGACGATGTCATCGTCAAGGCGTCGAAAATGGCGGCCTTGCTGCTCAAGGCCGAGGAGGCGAACGTTTATTTCGAAGACGGACTTTTCAAGGTTCGGAATTCCAACGAAAGCATGCCCATCCAGAACGTGGCGAAGTTCTTCTATCTCCCGGCTGGTCCGGTCATGCGGTTTTCGCTCGGCTTGTACGGCGAAGGCACTTCTGCCGGAAAGCCAGGCGCTCAACCGAACTTCCCCAACGGCAGCCAAGTCGTCGAACTGGAGGTCGACCCGGACACGGGTGTCGTGACCATCGATCGGTTCTTTTCGGTGGACGATGTCGGCAAGGCTTTGAACCCCATGATCTGCGAAGGCCAAATCCATGGAGGTTGTGCCCAGGGCCTCGGGCAAGCGCTTTGCGAGGAAGTCGTCTACGACGACGAGGGTCAGCTCATCAGCGGCTCGTTCATGGACTACTGTCTTCCCCGTGCCGAACACATGCCGACGATCAGATCGAAACTCATCGAAATACCCAGCCAGAGCAATCCGCTGGGTGTGAAGGGCATCGGCGAGTCCGGCACGATCGGAACCCCCGCGGCGATCGTCAACGCAGTCCTGGACGCGGTTCGCCCGGCGGGCGTGCTGGACATCGACATGCCCGTGACACCGGGAAAGCTATGGGATGCGCTCCATGCGGCCCACACCCAAACCCAATGA
- a CDS encoding alpha/beta fold hydrolase — protein MFVEFEDHVLHAETHGNPAKPALILIHSLGTCASVWEKQVQALSADNFIVCPDLRGHGLSEVSRSAVSIQSLADDVHAIVASLNLDSYHVCGISIGGLVAQAFAAGRPDRVKTLTLLDSNLVSLNPPMWRERAKKCREDGLPSIAEAVLSRWTTPGFQQSVGGRALATMLSRTPDEGYAASCEALADADCRAHASALRMPVTIALGEFDEATPRAASEALAAALGGVAVTTIPGAAHIPLFEAAPHVNSLLAAVLADN, from the coding sequence ATGTTCGTGGAATTTGAGGACCACGTCCTCCACGCCGAAACCCATGGCAATCCCGCCAAACCTGCTCTGATACTCATCCATTCGCTGGGCACTTGCGCCAGCGTTTGGGAGAAGCAGGTCCAGGCCCTGTCCGCGGACAACTTCATTGTTTGCCCCGACTTGAGGGGGCACGGACTGAGTGAGGTGTCACGGTCCGCGGTCTCGATTCAATCCCTGGCCGACGATGTCCACGCGATCGTCGCGTCCTTGAACCTGGATAGCTATCATGTCTGCGGCATTTCGATCGGCGGCCTTGTCGCCCAGGCGTTCGCGGCCGGGCGTCCGGATCGGGTGAAGACCCTCACGCTCCTGGATTCGAATCTCGTCAGCCTAAATCCGCCGATGTGGCGCGAGCGCGCCAAAAAATGCCGCGAGGATGGTCTGCCATCCATTGCGGAGGCGGTTCTGTCGAGATGGACGACCCCAGGCTTTCAGCAATCCGTGGGGGGGCGGGCACTTGCGACAATGCTCTCGCGGACTCCGGACGAGGGCTATGCCGCTTCATGCGAAGCCCTTGCCGATGCTGATTGCAGGGCGCACGCCTCTGCCCTGCGAATGCCTGTAACGATCGCCCTCGGCGAATTCGACGAGGCAACGCCCCGCGCCGCCTCGGAAGCACTCGCAGCCGCCCTGGGAGGTGTCGCGGTAACGACAATCCCCGGAGCGGCCCACATCCCGCTCTTCGAGGCGGCACCGCATGTCAACAGCCTGCTCGCCGCCGTATTGGCCGACAACTGA
- a CDS encoding FAD-dependent monooxygenase, producing MLKDIKILVLGGGIAGMAASIALRDRGIAVDLCERDPQWKVYGAGITITGPTLRAMGRLGILDEVLEEGYAADGIDICSAQGKHLFTVDTTNEALGGIPSAGGILRPVLHHIMQRRLQKIGVAPLLGVEVESIVSGKTRSQVRFGNGKVAEYDLIVGADGIYSETRTRLFPQTSAPRYAGQLCWRLMTERHPSIGRRTFFLGGRAKVGLNPVSKNQMYMFYLEAQREPLRRDEAGQHQILHDLMEGYGGVLAEVRQALKETSNIICRPLETVFVDGNWSNGNVVLIGDAAHATTPQLASGAGMGIEDGLVLAQEVSKAPDVATALDAFMSRRYGRCKLVVDSSLEISRLEREQAAPEAQTAVVEKALVQLNQEF from the coding sequence ATGCTGAAAGACATCAAAATCCTTGTCTTGGGCGGGGGGATAGCCGGCATGGCCGCCTCGATCGCACTGCGCGACCGAGGGATCGCCGTCGATCTCTGCGAGCGCGATCCGCAGTGGAAGGTCTACGGGGCGGGCATCACGATTACGGGGCCGACGCTGCGAGCGATGGGGCGGCTGGGCATACTCGACGAGGTGCTGGAGGAAGGCTATGCGGCCGACGGCATCGACATCTGCTCGGCGCAGGGCAAACACCTGTTCACCGTGGATACAACGAACGAGGCGCTCGGTGGCATTCCGAGCGCTGGCGGCATCCTCCGTCCGGTTCTTCATCACATCATGCAACGCCGCCTGCAGAAGATCGGCGTTGCGCCGCTCCTCGGCGTGGAAGTCGAAAGCATCGTTTCCGGGAAGACCAGGAGCCAAGTTCGCTTCGGAAACGGCAAAGTCGCCGAATACGATCTGATCGTCGGTGCCGACGGCATTTACTCGGAGACGCGCACACGCCTGTTTCCGCAGACCTCCGCCCCACGTTACGCCGGACAGCTCTGCTGGCGGCTGATGACCGAAAGGCATCCGTCGATCGGACGGCGTACCTTCTTCCTCGGTGGTCGCGCGAAGGTAGGCTTGAACCCGGTCTCGAAGAACCAGATGTACATGTTCTACCTAGAAGCACAGCGGGAGCCGCTGCGCCGCGACGAGGCAGGACAGCACCAGATCCTCCATGACCTCATGGAGGGCTACGGGGGTGTGTTGGCCGAGGTCCGTCAGGCCTTGAAGGAGACGTCGAACATCATCTGCCGGCCGCTCGAAACGGTTTTCGTGGACGGGAACTGGAGCAACGGCAATGTCGTATTGATCGGCGACGCGGCACACGCCACCACACCGCAACTCGCCTCCGGCGCCGGCATGGGGATCGAAGACGGCCTCGTATTGGCACAGGAGGTTTCGAAAGCTCCGGATGTCGCAACCGCGCTGGATGCATTCATGTCGCGCCGCTACGGGCGCTGCAAACTGGTGGTGGATTCCTCGCTGGAAATCAGCCGGCTGGAAAGGGAGCAAGCGGCTCCGGAAGCACAGACCGCCGTCGTCGAGAAGGCGCTCGTCCAACTCAACCAGGAATTCTGA
- a CDS encoding extradiol ring-cleavage dioxygenase class III enzyme subunit B, producing MAEITGIYTASHTPVMLNFPDRIPAELRNEIFGAYEDMGRDFESGKPDALIVLSNDHLHNFFLDNFPALCIGTGESYESPIEHWLKAKRRTFQGDQAFGSYLLQAALQADFDPAFSMDMVLDHGSLTPLELAGLDPDLPIVPVLFNCVQPPMPTMRRCYNFGRFLGKAIREYEGVERVAILATGGISHDIATPRMGMVNREFDENLLQLLEAGDPDKVIAYATDFVHTAGNGAEEIRMWMAAMGTAEVSGLQFKRAFYKAVNDWYTGIGIGHFVGENVKVA from the coding sequence ATGGCTGAAATAACCGGAATCTATACGGCGAGCCACACGCCCGTCATGCTCAACTTCCCGGACCGGATTCCGGCGGAACTTCGCAACGAAATCTTCGGGGCCTACGAGGACATGGGTCGCGACTTCGAGTCCGGTAAACCCGACGCCCTGATCGTTCTTTCGAACGACCATCTGCACAACTTCTTCCTCGACAACTTTCCTGCCCTCTGCATCGGGACGGGCGAAAGCTACGAGAGCCCGATCGAGCACTGGCTCAAGGCAAAGCGCAGAACGTTCCAGGGAGACCAGGCCTTCGGCTCGTACCTTCTGCAAGCCGCATTGCAAGCCGACTTCGATCCGGCGTTCTCCATGGACATGGTGCTCGACCACGGATCATTGACGCCGCTCGAGCTGGCGGGCCTAGATCCCGACCTGCCGATCGTTCCGGTTCTCTTCAACTGCGTCCAGCCGCCGATGCCGACGATGCGTCGGTGCTACAATTTCGGTCGGTTCCTCGGCAAGGCGATCCGCGAATACGAAGGCGTCGAGCGCGTCGCGATCCTGGCGACAGGCGGCATCAGCCACGATATAGCGACGCCGCGCATGGGCATGGTCAATCGGGAATTCGATGAGAACCTCCTCCAGCTGCTCGAGGCGGGCGATCCTGACAAGGTGATCGCCTATGCCACTGACTTCGTCCATACCGCGGGCAACGGTGCCGAAGAAATCCGGATGTGGATGGCGGCGATGGGCACGGCCGAAGTCTCCGGCCTGCAGTTTAAGCGCGCCTTCTACAAGGCAGTGAACGACTGGTACACGGGTATCGGAATCGGTCACTTCGTCGGCGAAAACGTGAAGGTGGCCTGA
- a CDS encoding subunit of meta cleavage enzyme → MSNWRLMMPTTEAYLLDKVLFELHHKPDDLAAYNQDKDQYLSRYKLTAEMKAKISGNDVAALYEAGVNPYLLRAHCIGVKIPEDVSLAALRSLMKEGDDKWLK, encoded by the coding sequence ATGAGCAACTGGCGATTGATGATGCCGACGACGGAGGCCTACCTTTTGGACAAGGTCCTCTTCGAGCTGCATCACAAGCCCGACGACCTGGCAGCCTACAATCAGGACAAGGACCAATACCTCTCCCGCTACAAGCTGACCGCCGAGATGAAGGCGAAGATCAGCGGCAACGATGTGGCCGCGCTCTATGAAGCCGGCGTCAACCCCTATCTCCTGCGGGCGCATTGCATCGGCGTGAAAATCCCCGAGGACGTTTCGCTCGCCGCACTGCGCAGCCTCATGAAAGAAGGAGACGACAAATGGCTGAAATAA
- a CDS encoding alpha/beta hydrolase family protein: MNVQNVTTDPGGPRSLENAKAWMKDRLGKRVHPLGLTDPAETIRAIDRLEGLDGANWAKSWVASGKEFLANGRLAEERGDLEAARAAYYQAYGFFFLGRFPCPNHPHKLASYELELEAYGNFGRLAEPPIEPVTVPFQEGTHGDRVRFYVRKPTDVAKPPVVIMWGGVDAWKEEMTELSSQLAAAGIASIAMDNVGTGESPIKAKADGEKQFLPVIEWARQNEDLDGTRLVLIGRSFGGHWATKLAHLIPDALRGAVNWGGGVHYMFQRDWVEQSRYPDSYLMELVETRSRMLGASNDEEYAEGFRILSLLDQGILDRPSAPLLLVNGKDDRQCPIADIHLLLEHGSPKTVRLFPGGHMGFGPHTVPTIVRWIEQRLQ, encoded by the coding sequence ATGAACGTACAGAACGTGACAACCGATCCCGGCGGGCCTAGGAGCCTTGAGAACGCCAAGGCATGGATGAAGGACCGTCTTGGCAAGCGGGTGCATCCCCTCGGTCTCACCGACCCGGCGGAGACAATCAGGGCTATCGATCGGCTCGAAGGCCTCGACGGTGCGAACTGGGCAAAATCGTGGGTCGCATCCGGTAAGGAATTCCTCGCCAACGGTCGGTTGGCCGAAGAGCGCGGCGACCTCGAGGCCGCTCGTGCCGCCTACTATCAAGCCTATGGGTTCTTTTTCCTCGGGCGCTTCCCGTGTCCCAACCACCCCCACAAGTTGGCCAGCTACGAACTGGAGCTCGAGGCGTACGGCAATTTCGGCCGATTGGCCGAGCCACCGATCGAACCCGTGACGGTTCCTTTTCAGGAAGGGACTCATGGTGACCGCGTGCGCTTCTATGTGAGGAAGCCGACTGATGTCGCCAAGCCGCCTGTCGTCATTATGTGGGGCGGTGTCGATGCCTGGAAAGAGGAGATGACCGAGCTCTCCTCACAGCTGGCGGCAGCGGGCATCGCGTCCATTGCCATGGACAACGTTGGGACCGGGGAGTCGCCCATCAAGGCCAAAGCCGATGGCGAGAAACAGTTTCTTCCGGTCATCGAGTGGGCTCGGCAGAACGAGGACCTCGACGGCACTCGCTTGGTTCTTATCGGACGATCGTTTGGCGGCCATTGGGCGACGAAACTCGCCCATCTCATTCCGGATGCGCTTCGCGGTGCCGTGAACTGGGGTGGCGGCGTCCACTATATGTTCCAGCGCGACTGGGTCGAACAGTCCAGGTACCCCGACAGCTACCTCATGGAATTGGTCGAAACCCGCAGCCGGATGCTCGGCGCGTCGAACGACGAGGAATACGCCGAAGGTTTCCGGATCCTGTCCCTGCTCGACCAGGGCATTCTCGACCGTCCCTCCGCGCCGCTGCTTCTTGTAAACGGCAAGGACGACAGGCAGTGCCCCATCGCGGACATTCACCTGCTTCTCGAGCATGGCAGCCCCAAGACGGTGCGCCTCTTTCCCGGCGGCCACATGGGGTTCGGGCCACATACGGTTCCCACCATTGTGCGCTGGATCGAACAGCGCCTGCAATGA
- a CDS encoding 3-keto-5-aminohexanoate cleavage protein translates to MSFQDIPSRDEAGSSEQRRVMVSVAPNGGRKTKADHPALPLSADELARCAAECRDAGASLIHVHVRDDRGRHSLDAEAYREATSAIRRQVGRELVVQITTESLGIYSPSEMIETVRAVRPEAASIALREIVRDESDERPFARLMEWMSREGVTPQIILYDQVDQEALRDMRSRGLVSDQVPLLYVLGRYSASQTSIPADVLPFVRTDDAPHWSVCAFGQHEAACVVASALLGGNARIGFENNLHLPTGAIAPSNAASVSVVAKALTSLSLPLETADGLRETFSRLQ, encoded by the coding sequence ATGTCCTTCCAAGACATACCCTCACGGGATGAGGCTGGCTCTTCAGAGCAGCGTAGGGTCATGGTTTCCGTTGCCCCAAACGGCGGACGGAAGACCAAGGCCGACCACCCGGCCCTGCCGCTGTCGGCAGACGAGTTGGCGCGCTGCGCCGCCGAGTGCCGGGATGCGGGAGCCAGTCTCATCCACGTGCATGTCCGGGACGATCGAGGCCGTCATTCGCTCGACGCCGAGGCCTATCGCGAGGCGACGAGCGCGATCAGACGGCAAGTCGGTCGGGAACTCGTGGTGCAGATCACCACTGAATCCCTGGGCATCTATTCTCCATCAGAGATGATCGAGACCGTCCGCGCGGTCAGGCCGGAAGCGGCCTCTATCGCGCTGCGGGAGATCGTCCGCGACGAGAGCGACGAGAGACCCTTCGCAAGGCTTATGGAGTGGATGTCGCGGGAAGGCGTCACACCGCAGATCATCCTGTATGACCAGGTTGACCAGGAGGCTCTTCGCGACATGCGGTCGCGCGGCCTTGTCAGCGATCAGGTCCCCTTGCTGTATGTACTCGGGCGTTATAGCGCTAGCCAAACCTCCATTCCGGCGGACGTTCTGCCATTCGTACGGACCGATGACGCGCCACATTGGAGCGTCTGCGCCTTCGGGCAACATGAAGCTGCCTGCGTCGTGGCCTCCGCACTCCTTGGCGGCAACGCGCGGATCGGGTTCGAGAACAATCTCCATCTTCCGACGGGCGCGATCGCTCCCTCGAACGCCGCCTCCGTCTCCGTTGTGGCGAAGGCGCTCACCTCGCTGAGCCTTCCCTTGGAGACCGCCGATGGCTTGAGGGAAACATTTTCCAGACTGCAATGA
- a CDS encoding SDR family NAD(P)-dependent oxidoreductase, whose protein sequence is MGLVENKTCIVTGAAGSIGLATAKLLAGEGAKVMLVDFNAARLAEVAREFDPARTGSCVADVTDPAQVRDFILQTVEAFGPIDVLFSNAGNDGPLSPIADYPEDMFDKIIKTHVYGGFYTCKYAVPHMRDGGSIVIMSSIVGLKGVPGNCSYVMAKHALTGLMRGLSKELGHRGIRVNTVNPGPVDNEFMRTAEKTMSVVLGRDAGAFFDEQIPLGRHAKPEEVAEAVCFLASDRSRYTNGSAIMVDGGFSS, encoded by the coding sequence ATGGGACTTGTGGAAAACAAAACCTGCATCGTGACTGGCGCGGCGGGAAGCATCGGCCTCGCCACGGCGAAACTGCTCGCAGGCGAAGGCGCGAAGGTGATGCTGGTTGACTTCAATGCCGCCAGGCTCGCCGAGGTCGCTCGGGAATTCGATCCAGCACGGACGGGGTCCTGCGTGGCCGACGTCACGGACCCTGCACAGGTTCGCGACTTTATTCTGCAAACGGTAGAAGCGTTCGGCCCCATCGACGTCCTCTTCAGCAATGCGGGCAACGATGGACCGCTTAGCCCAATCGCAGACTATCCAGAGGACATGTTCGACAAGATCATCAAGACACACGTCTATGGCGGCTTCTATACTTGCAAGTATGCCGTGCCTCATATGCGCGACGGCGGCAGCATCGTCATCATGTCGAGCATCGTCGGCCTGAAGGGAGTTCCCGGGAACTGCTCGTATGTCATGGCGAAGCACGCTCTCACCGGACTGATGAGGGGGTTGTCGAAGGAGCTCGGCCATCGCGGCATTCGAGTCAATACCGTCAATCCAGGTCCGGTCGACAATGAGTTCATGCGTACTGCCGAGAAGACCATGTCGGTCGTCCTCGGCCGGGATGCCGGAGCCTTCTTCGACGAGCAAATACCCTTGGGCCGTCATGCCAAGCCTGAAGAGGTCGCCGAAGCAGTCTGCTTCCTGGCCTCCGATCGCAGTCGCTACACGAATGGGTCGGCCATCATGGTCGACGGCGGATTTTCCTCATGA
- a CDS encoding branched-chain amino acid ABC transporter permease, with protein sequence MTRRHSEISIFILAVVAATTMPLLADEGVTAVVGEACLMLAMASAWNLMAGYVGLVSLGLQAFVGLGAYAAIYTSNALGVSPYPALVAGPLAGMALAALSSVLLLRLRDAYFSISTWVIAEVVAMLVLIAPNLGNVTGLTLEATRDLDFDLFLRITFWLSAGLAIITVFGIGLLMRSPTGLAMMGVRDNELAAVSIGVDVRRNRLIALLTVGAVCGLAGAINYSGAMFVTVSSGFDVNWVVTMIFIVIVGGIGTIGGPVVGTLLYYGLRQLMMVGFGLSGSWHLTAMGIVAIATILVAPKGLWPCIRALLSTRMRIAPAQPATLMAEEMPGRSL encoded by the coding sequence ATGACCAGGCGACATTCCGAAATCTCGATCTTCATTCTCGCTGTCGTCGCAGCAACCACGATGCCGTTGCTTGCGGACGAAGGCGTCACCGCGGTGGTCGGCGAGGCATGCCTGATGCTCGCCATGGCGAGCGCCTGGAACCTGATGGCCGGGTATGTGGGCCTCGTGTCGCTAGGACTGCAGGCCTTCGTGGGCCTGGGCGCTTATGCGGCGATCTACACATCCAATGCGTTGGGAGTTTCGCCCTATCCGGCGCTCGTCGCGGGGCCGCTTGCGGGAATGGCGCTTGCAGCTCTCAGCTCGGTGCTCCTGCTTCGGCTGCGCGACGCCTATTTCTCCATCAGCACCTGGGTCATCGCAGAGGTCGTCGCGATGCTGGTACTCATAGCCCCCAATCTGGGTAACGTCACCGGGCTCACGCTCGAGGCGACGCGCGACCTCGACTTCGACCTGTTTCTGAGAATCACGTTCTGGCTGAGCGCCGGCCTCGCCATCATTACGGTCTTCGGGATCGGCCTCCTGATGCGGTCTCCAACGGGGCTGGCGATGATGGGCGTCCGTGACAACGAACTCGCGGCCGTCAGCATCGGGGTCGATGTCCGTCGAAACCGCCTTATCGCTTTGCTTACCGTCGGAGCCGTCTGCGGCCTGGCGGGGGCAATAAACTATTCGGGCGCGATGTTCGTCACGGTGTCGAGCGGTTTCGATGTGAACTGGGTGGTGACGATGATCTTCATCGTGATCGTCGGGGGTATCGGCACGATCGGCGGGCCTGTCGTCGGCACGCTGCTCTACTACGGCCTGCGCCAACTGATGATGGTAGGTTTTGGCCTTTCCGGCAGCTGGCACCTCACCGCGATGGGAATCGTGGCTATTGCCACCATCCTCGTCGCCCCCAAGGGTCTATGGCCATGCATCCGCGCCCTCCTGTCCACCAGGATGCGGATCGCGCCCGCCCAGCCCGCAACACTGATGGCCGAAGAAATGCCCGGTAGGAGTTTGTGA